The Sorghum bicolor cultivar BTx623 chromosome 6, Sorghum_bicolor_NCBIv3, whole genome shotgun sequence genome contains the following window.
TCCACATCCAGGGCATCCAGCGCAGGGCGCGGCAACGGTAAAAATTCCAAAAGCAAATGACCCCGCTCCAAAACCAAATGCAGGGCGGCCGAAACGCCCTGCGTTCCCCTgtacgccgccgtgccgccgtcgTCTCCATTAGGTGAACTGTGCGGCAACCGACAAAGGCTCTCCATCACTGCCGTCCCCCACCGTCCCCCAATCCATCCTTGTCTCACTCCGATCAAGGTACCAAATCTGCTTCTGATGTGAGATTGTTTCTTATCCCCTCGAATGTTTTGATCTGTCGATGGCGATTAGATGTGAAAATAGCTGTAGCTGTTGATCCATTTCGAAATTGGTTACTTTTACTGAAGACGAGAGGATAATCGTCCTGCTCACGTTGTCAAAAGTTTCAGAATCTATTGTAGGAGTTAGATTTCACTCTACATTTTATTCTGCACGCATCAGCTATTTTTCTCACCCTCCACGCTCATTTTTCTTTTTGGCAGCTAAGCGGGGACAATGCAGCTCAGGTCCGGGCGTCGCTTAGTGTACCCACCGCCGGAGCAGCAAGGAGGTGGCCATCGCCGCCGGTCCCAGCAAAGCTTAGAGGACAGGATCAGCAGCCTCCCTGAGGACCTGCTCCTCGAGATTCTCGTCCGTCTCAGGTCCGTCGCTGAAGCTGCGTGCGCTGGAGCGGTATCCCGCGGCTGGCGCGACCTCTGGACTGAGCTTCCCGAGCTCACGTTCTGGTGCGCCAACCCCCTCACTGTCGTGTCAGCGCTCGCCGGGATCACCCGTTCCTCGGTGGACCTCCTCGACATCAATTTGTCGTCGAGCTGGATGGAAGAAGACTGGGGTGGGGACGTATCCTTGCTTCTCCTCTGCGCTGCACTTGTGTTGCCGGAGAAACTCATCGTCTCTGTGATGATCCACCCCACAATAGAATACGCCGTcgagcttccttgctttgaatgCACCTCCTACCTTGGTCTTGAGTTGATGGGAAGCCTCCCAATTACTTTGCCACAGTCCGGCGAGTTCACTGCGCTCAAGAACCTTCACCTGCAATCATGCTGCATCGATCTTggcgccctcctcctcctctgcccGTGTCTGCGCATCCTGAACATCCTGAACGTCAGCGATCTCAAACATGCTGACACGGTGATTGTTCACTCGCCGTCGCTTGAGGAGCTCAGCTTGGAGATAACTACTCATGACATCTGCCGCATTGACATCGCGACCCCAGTGCTTAAGGAGGTGACACTGCACGTCGATATTGCCAAAGGCTTCAGCTTCTCCTTCTCAGCCCCAATGCTGAAGAAACTCAGTTGGGATTGCACTTATTCGTGCGTTACTGTTGGGTTCGGACAGATATGGAGCCTCGTGAGCATAAAGGAGCGTAAGCTAGATGAATTTCATGTCGTCTCACTGATCATAATGAGTTCTGATAATGTGCGTTTGCTACTTCTCTAGGCTTCTCTTCCAAACAccgaaattatttattttattatatgcAGCTAAATGGTTTTCTTCATGTGATGAAAATTTCCTCTGTTGATAACATTGGACACTCACTTTGTTGAATGCAGTCAAATGGTCTTCTGGATGCAGAATGGAGCATTACACAACTGATAGTTCATCTTCCAGTGACTGTTTTTACTGTTTTAGAGCTGGATCTCGACATAGAGGGGCATACTTTTGGACCAATGATGTTGTGTCTGCTTCGGACTCAACCAATTATGCAAAGGCTTAAGGTGGACCTAAGACGTGACAAGGTAATCATTCGGCTATTGATCCTGTACTTATGTAATCTAGTTGGCTACTGAATTTAGATAGCAGTGAATTGTCTTATGTAATCTAGTTGGCTACTGAATTTAGATAGCAGTGAATTGTCCTTTAGTTTTGCATTCTGGTTGTTGATCTTGTACTCCAATTTTCTTTCAGGTACGAGTCTCGTGCCCAGTAAATTGTCCTTGTGAACATCCTATCAACTGGAAAAGTGAAGACGTCTCTTTGTCTAATCTTGAAGTCGTTGAAATTCATGGCCTGCAAGGAGAAGATGATGAAGTTGATTTCCTAAAAATCATACTCCGTTGTGCAACAGGGCTTCGGAGATTGACGATGACTATTTCTGATGACATCTCACCAAGTAACAATGGCTACGATAAGATCCGCAGCATTATAAAGGAGTATCCAGATGTGGAATTCCATATTATTGCATCTGGTTTGAGGGGGTTCTTTATCCTTGAATAGGAGAATATTTGCAAATGGCAACTGGTGTGTAAGGGTGGGGCGGGAGTTCGGGGGTTTTCTCGGCCTGGTGAGGTCTTCTTCTTATTTGGAATGCTGTGGGGGTTGTCTTATGTGGTTATGACTTCATCAGTTTTTATCTGTATGTAAGCTTCATGACTTAATAAATTTGGTGATGATCACTGGACAGAAGTGTC
Protein-coding sequences here:
- the LOC8079546 gene encoding uncharacterized protein LOC8079546 isoform X2 translates to MQLRSGRRLVYPPPEQQGGGHRRRSQQSLEDRISSLPEDLLLEILVRLRSVAEAACAGAVSRGWRDLWTELPELTFWCANPLTVVSALAGITRSSVDLLDINLSSSWMEEDWGGDVSLLLLCAALVLPEKLIVSVMIHPTIEYAVELPCFECTSYLGLELMGSLPITLPQSGEFTALKNLHLQSCCIDLGALLLLCPCLRILNILNVSDLKHADTVIVHSPSLEELSLEITTHDICRIDIATPVLKEIWSLVSIKERKLDEFHVVSLIIMSSDNSNGLLDAEWSITQLIVHLPVTVFTVLELDLDIEGHTFGPMMLCLLRTQPIMQRLKVDLRRDKVRVSCPVNCPCEHPINWKSEDVSLSNLEVVEIHGLQGEDDEVDFLKIILRCATGLRRLTMTISDDISPSNNGYDKIRSIIKEYPDVEFHIIASGLRGFFILE
- the LOC8079546 gene encoding uncharacterized protein LOC8079546 isoform X1, giving the protein MQLRSGRRLVYPPPEQQGGGHRRRSQQSLEDRISSLPEDLLLEILVRLRSVAEAACAGAVSRGWRDLWTELPELTFWCANPLTVVSALAGITRSSVDLLDINLSSSWMEEDWGGDVSLLLLCAALVLPEKLIVSVMIHPTIEYAVELPCFECTSYLGLELMGSLPITLPQSGEFTALKNLHLQSCCIDLGALLLLCPCLRILNILNVSDLKHADTVIVHSPSLEELSLEITTHDICRIDIATPVLKEVTLHVDIAKGFSFSFSAPMLKKLSWDCTYSCVTVGFGQIWSLVSIKERKLDEFHVVSLIIMSSDNSNGLLDAEWSITQLIVHLPVTVFTVLELDLDIEGHTFGPMMLCLLRTQPIMQRLKVDLRRDKVRVSCPVNCPCEHPINWKSEDVSLSNLEVVEIHGLQGEDDEVDFLKIILRCATGLRRLTMTISDDISPSNNGYDKIRSIIKEYPDVEFHIIASGLRGFFILE
- the LOC8079546 gene encoding uncharacterized protein LOC8079546 isoform X4; translated protein: MQLRSGRRLVYPPPEQQGGGHRRRSQQSLEDRISSLPEDLLLEILVRLRSVAEAACAGAVSRGWRDLWTELPELTFWCANPLTVVSALAGITRSSVDLLDINLSSSWMEEDWGGDVSLLLLCAALVLPEKLIVSVMIHPTIEYAVELPCFECTSYLGLELMGSLPITLPQSGEFTALKNLHLQSCCIDLGALLLLCPCLRILNILNVSDLKHADTVIVHSPSLEELSLEITTHDICRIDIATPVLKEVTLHVDIAKGFSFSFSAPMLKKLSWDCTYSCVTVGFGQIWSLVSIKERKLDEFHVVSLIIMSSDNSNGLLDAEWSITQLIVHLPVTVFTVLELDLDIEGHTFGPMMLCLLRTQPIMQRLKVDLRRDKGFGD
- the LOC8079546 gene encoding uncharacterized protein LOC8079546 isoform X3; the protein is MQLRSGRRLVYPPPEQQGGGHRRRSQQSLEDRISSLPEDLLLEILVRLRSVAEAACAGAVSRGWRDLWTELPELTFWCANPLTVVSALAGITRSSVDLLDINLSSSWMEEDWGGDVSLLLLCAALVLPEKLIVSVMIHPTIEYAVELPCFECTSYLGLELMGSLPITLPQSGEFTALKNLHLQSCCIDLGALLLLCPCLRILNILNVSDLKHADTVIVHSPSLEELSLEITTHDICRIDIATPVLKEVTLHVDIAKGFSFSFSAPMLKKLSWDCTYSCVTVGFGQIWSLVSIKERKLDEFHVVSLIIMSSDNSNGLLDAEWSITQLIVHLPVTVFTVLELDLDIEGHTFGPMMLCLLRTQPIMQRLKVDLRRDKSLKFMACKEKMMKLIS